gaatatagactcgatatacTTGGTCCTACAAATGGTTCACAAGCAAAGGTGTActggtgataaataaataaattctttgagatattctacaatgtggtgcatttttcactgtcgtatctactgtggctttcgttcctgggtctttgaaatctcggaggtttgagtgggacaccctgtatagtggctGGACAAATCCGAAGAATGAGATTTCTGCAACAAATTTTAGTGAGTGCGCTGCACATTGAACGTAGTATGCACGGtgtatttattttcttaatatGCGCCTGTAGGTAACTGTAATAGTCCATTGCAGCAACCAGACATATTTGATGCACTACTGTAAGACTGGCCTCTAAAAATTTTTATATCAAAGTTATActggtttaaaaattttaaaattgtggatgccagttttttcagtttttttacttttttagaaATAAACGCAAGACAACGTTCTGCTACTTCTCCATTTGATGTAGCGTACCTCAGCACAACAGCAACTGATCCGTATGAGATACTTTTGTTTTCGAATCGACGCTTACTGAGAAATATTTGGCTTCAATAATTTCATTAACAACGAATTTTGAAACTTTATTTCCCAATATATCAATAAGTTCCTCGCAAATCGTAGAAGCCAACATTACCCTATTTGGCCAAATGCGAACTAAGGAACGGATCGCACTCCGCGATTAACTCTAAAATTCCTAAATGATTGTCATTATGTTGAGAACGAAGAATTAATCAATGTCTGTATACATAATCTTTGCGCTTCCATTATTCTTACGCGTTTGAATTAGGTGCTACACATTTTTCCAACCACAAAATCTAGTTTGAAGTTGTGGTTGGCTTTGAGTTTCaccaaaaagaacacattgaaaaacAGTACGCTTTTCCAGTGGACGGAGAATACATGAACCACTCTCGTTTAATTTTACCACCACTTATATGTTTCCGAGAAAACATaaattgagaaaaaaatattttgctaccGTCTTGTCGGcttgaagcagaaaaataacactcAAGTGTTGACATTTCTTAGGATCTCTAGTAGACCAAAAATCTTGTATTTCGTTGGTAACATTTTACCATAAGGCAATGTCATTCTGCTATTCTGCTCCGGCCGGCCGATCGGGAACATGTGTGGGggagaggttctaagcgcttcagtctggaaccacgcgaccgccacggtcgcaggttcgaatcctgcctcgggcatgaatgtgtgtgatgtccttaggttagttaggtttaagtagttctgagttctaggggactgatgacctcagatgttaagtcccatagtgctcagagccatttttttttttttattctgctccCAGCTGGAATACGTTTTGATGTAGTAACTGGACCTCTGTCTCGGCCTCACTTTCCTCTGCGCCCGCTAATGTAGCTGTTTCTTCGTACTGGCCAGTTTTTTCAGAACACTCGCAAGGAATCTCTACTAGGTTCAAAGTCATCGTGTGGCTGACAGACGTACTTGGAGAACCACAATGTTGATTTTCCGTTGATGGTGACTATATCCTAGCTGAAAAGGTATGGTATCTTCTTTAATTGTTCATCACGCTTCTGTTTTTTTACTCTTGCCGCCTTTTTACGTTTTTCAGATACacctggatgttttttttttttctctctattaatGGGTACCTCCGACATTTTGTTCCAGAAAGAAAAGGTAAATGATTGTATGATTAAAAGTGCGGACCTGAAATTTGCAAATACCATTTGACAGGTAAACACTTGCTTatctatttaaataaaattaactgaCCCTATAATACTAACGTATCCTCTACACAATTATCGTTGCATTATATATCATTTTTCTGCCTTGCTATTAGGTGAACGGAGAAAAAATGAAGAACGGCACCAGATGAAATAGTAATAATTTCTACAATATCTACACAAGAAAAACTTCGCCATTTCACACTCGTCGAATTCTATAACGTTAGATGAAACAAGTATATAGAATAAAatctcgtgccggccggtgtggccgagcggttctaagagcttcggtctggaactgcgcgaccgttacggtcgcaggttcgaatcctgcctcgggcatggatgtgtgtgaggtccttaggttagttaggtttaactagttctaagttctaggggactgatgaccttagaagttaagtcccatagtgctcagagccattttattccaTCGTCATGTCGGTCTTCGTTATCAAAATCTCCGTTCTTCAACCGTTGAAACCATTCCGTGTACGCTCTTTCACTAACAGCTGCCTCACCATGCGTCTTACCCAACATTTTATGAGTCTCAACCGtacatttcttcatgttaaagcagaaaattgaaaCTTCCGAGAAATGACGAGAAATGGGCTCGTAAGTTGACCAATCGAGAAGAACTTCATGATGCAATCACAATTCGACTAATAGTTTAATGGCATTACGTTCACAAATGCCTAACTTATATTGTATGACCTCCCACCTACACCACCATTGGCGCTAGACCCATCTGCTACGCAACGGcaaaagcaaagttgtacacctaatATATTTGACACAAAGTTTCATAACGGCAGAGATTTCCGGTGTGTAACTTGTTTTTACTTTCTGACATGTCCTACGTTGCGACTTCGTATCACTAATGCAATTGCAACAATACCAGagcaaatgttacaaagaacttggcaagaaattgaatatcgactcgatattcttcgtgctccAAATTGTTCACATGTAGAGTtgtactgatgataaataaataaattatttgagaTGCCCTACAATGTGGTGCAATTTTTCAGTGTCGTATTTACCGTGTTTTTTTCTCTCCTGCTTGacatcagggaggtttgagtgggacaccatgtactaatttatttatttattttttttttcctgcctCGGTAGCTGCACGGTCAGCGCGACAGAtggctgtttgtgtatgtgtgtacgaATTACAGGGAAAGGTAAATCAGGTGTTAGTTAAAGGATAATACTATCACCTACAAAAAAAGGTGTGTGGTCATTGAGGTATTAATCTGGCACTACTACTAGTATTACGACTACTACAGCTAGATGGGATTTTTTTTAGTCTATAATATGAATGTAAAGCTACTATCTTACTGAATTCAATATGAGATTTACTATTTCAATGTATGGGCAGGATCTACTGCTGCACCAACcagtaagtcaccaggtccggatggaatcccagttatgttttacaaagagtactcaacggtattggctccttacttaaattgcaattatcgCGAACCTCGCTCAGCACAGAGTCCCAAGAGAATAGAAGAAGCACAGATGACTCCTGTATatgagaagggcaaaagaacggaaaaTAACAGACCATTATCCTTAACGTCAGTTAGGTGCAAAATTTTGAACGTATTCTCAGCTCTAAgatcataaatttccttgagacgggaaAGCTTCTGTTCACGAATCAGTACAGTTtttgaaagcatcgctcgtgcgaaaatcTGTTTTCCCTTTTCTCACAGGAAATCCTGCGAACCATacatgaagggcaataggcagattccatattcctagatttacaaaaagcatttgacacggtggctCACTGCAGGTTGTCAAAGAAGTTACAAGTATACAGAATAGGTACACAGATTTttaaatggctcgaagacttcttacgtaatagaaccgaGTACGTTGTCCTAAACGGCAAGTgtttgttcatcagaggcaagagtatcgtcaggagtgccccaaggaagtgtgataggactgctgttattttctgtatacataaatgatatggcggagagggtgggcagcaacctgcggcTGTGTGCTGAtggtgttgctacacactagtgaaatcaaggacacagtaaaacttctgctcacacacacctttattctcacacgtccattttacagttacagttgaaatatatctgctgcagagggcagcacaatgtacagactcaacagaacaccaacagatggcgtaggagtcttcattccccgacatcctccccaccctggtccatctcgagtgggatgaccagctggaccggtcgacagatcttcataccatctggctggcggaggatgatgcaccgtattttactgtctctgccatgccgcacttcttctaccacagccctcttccacaagtgccgtggtttgctgtcttcttggagcagaacaacctctccaatgctcggtttcctctgcgaagggtatcccttcacctcatgatattgtcttagcagcaggaggtattctgtcttccacctgcgccagatgtcgtcattgaTCTTTTGTCTGAGTtggaactccttggcaaggtcctttctagttgctggctctggcccacatggaattgttactaatttcccaccatttagaaagtgggctggcgtcaatgcagtgtcgctctctccttgagtgatgggtcgtgagtttattgcggcttctatgctgatcaaggtggtgtttaagctctcttcatccacctgggagcgaccaagaactttcctcaggcagcgattgactgagcctatcatgtgttcccaccagcctccccaccaagccgcacgtggtggtatgaatttccaagtgattccatggtgggcacagtagagctgtacgtcagtatgctgcatggttttgaaaagctctgccagttctgagttgcctgcatggaatgttgtagcattgtctgagtagacagtgactggtaggctcctaCGTCCTGCAAAGCGTTGCACGGCCATAAAAAATCTGCCAGTGGacatgtcagtt
This Schistocerca nitens isolate TAMUIC-IGC-003100 chromosome 1, iqSchNite1.1, whole genome shotgun sequence DNA region includes the following protein-coding sequences:
- the LOC126257689 gene encoding uncharacterized protein LOC126257689 — encoded protein: MVLFTCATTRAIHIELATDMSTGRFFMAVQRFAGRRSLPVTVYSDNATTFHAGNSELAELFKTMQHTDVQLYCAHHGITWKFIPPRAAWWGGWWEHMIGSVNRCLRKVLGRSQVDEESLNTTLISIEAAINSRPITQGESDTALTPAHFLNGGKLVTIPCGPEPATRKDLAKEFQLRQKINDDIWRRWKTEYLLLLRQYHEVKGYPSQRKPSIGEVVLLQEDSKPRHLWKRAVVEEVRHGRDSKIRCIILRQPDGMKICRPVQLVIPLEMDQGGEDVGE